The Bacillus sp. es.036 genomic sequence AACTAAGAAAACATTTGCGCTCAATATACCAATTTCAGTTACAGAAAACTTAAAAGGAATGTGTGAATTAGCTGTAAAACACGCTGTACCTGTCGTCTCACTTTCAGCCGGTAATCCAGCCCCTTATATTCATTATTTTAAACAAAATAACATTAAGGTCATTTGTGTTACCGCTAGCGTGAAGCATGCACAAAAAGCTGAAAAATCTGGTGCAGATCTTATCGTAGGAGAAGGCTTTGAAGCAGCTGGGATCAATTCTCCACTTGAGCTTACGACGATGACGCTTATTCCTCAACTTGTCGCTAAAGTGCAAATACCTGTCGTTGCTGCAGGAGGAGTAGGTGATTCAAAAGGCTTTGCCGCAGCATTGGCTTTAGGGGCAGAGGGGATTCAAATGGGAACAAGATTAATAGCAACGAAGGAATCTCCTTATCATGAACGGTATGTTGAAAGGTTACTAGAAGCAGCTGATACAGAAACTGTTATCGTAGGACGGAGCGTCGGAAAAGTACGTAGGATCTTAAAAACAGCTTATGCTGACCGGTTAATTCAAGCGGAAGGAGCAGGTATTCATCCAGATGATTTTGAAGCAATGACAGATGAGGAAAAGCATCGAATTGGTGCAGTAGAAGGGCGATTGGAAGAGGGATTTATTAATGGCGGACAAATAAGCGGATTAGTTAAGTCCATTCCGACAGTTCAGGAGCTATTTAAAGAAATGATGGAAGGAGCTGAGCAAATTTACGAGAATCAGATGAAGGCATTTAAAGGTTTTTATTTAAAGCACTAGATCTATATCAAAATATTATTTTTGAAAATATAAAATAGTAATAATTGTTTGAATACTCGTTGACAAGCTAGATTTGCCAGTGTACCATAACGATACAATATGCCGGACAGGCGATAGGATTAAAATATGATGACAATAAGTTGGGAGAACTTATTTGGGGGAGGACAGGCATTTGAAATCCTGGAAAAAGTGGATTGGAATTTCGGTAGTAAGCGTGATGGCACTTGCAGGGTGTGGATCGAACAATTCGTCATCAAACGCAGATGATGAAGGACAAGCAAGTAAAGATACTTATACAATTGGCGTCACACAAATCGTGGAGCACCCTTCACTAGATGCAGCTTATGAAGGTTTTAAAATGGCACTCGAAGAGAACGGATTTAAAGAAGGAGATAACATTACTTACGATGTTCAAAATGCTCAGAATGACATGAACAACAGTAACACGATTGCGCAAAACCTCGTAGGTGATGAAGTAGATTTAATTTTTGCGAATTCAACTCCAAGCGCACAGTCCGCGTTAAATGCCACTTCCGATATTCCGATTGTTTTTACTTCGGTAACGGATCCAGTCGGGGCAAAACTTGTCGAGGATTTTGATAAGCCAGGTGAGAATATAACAGGTACAACAGATACTCATCCTGAAGCGATTCCAAAAACAATTGAGTTTATTGCCAATGAGTTCGATGCTAAAAATGTTGGGCTGATCTACAATGCTGGGGAACAAAATTCTGTGGCCCAAGTTGATATTGTGAAAGAAGCAATGGAAGGTAAGGATATGAAAGCTGTTGAGAAGAGTGTTTCCACTTCAGCTGAAGTAAAGCAAGCAGCTGAAGCGCTTGTTGGTAAAGTAGATGTGATTTATATCGTAACAGATAATACGGTCGTATCAGCGCTCGAATCGGTCATTAGCGTAGCAAATGATAAGGACATTCCGATGTTTGCGGGAGAATTTGATTCTGTTAACCGCGGTGCCTTTGCGGCTTATGGTTTTGATTATCAAGATATTGGCTATGAAGCAGGTCAGATGGCTGCAAAGATTTTAAAAGGTGAAGAAACGACGGCAGATATTCCAGTGCAATACCCTCAGAATTTAAAACTTAAAATGAATGAAACAGCAGCAGAAGAAATGGGCATCGAAGTGAAGTCAGAATGGGAAGAGATGGGGGAATACACAGAGTAGAAAAATGGGTTCGAAAAAGAAGGAGTTTTCTTTTTCGAACCTTTTTTACGAATACCGTTTTCAAATGGATAAATACACTGTGAAAAGAATAGGAGGGAGTTCGGTATGGGTTCAGCAATGTTTGGAGCAGTAGAATCTGGCATTATTTATGCAATTATGGCACTTGGTGTTTATTTATCGTTTCGTATTCTAGATTTTCCCGATTTAACCGTTGATGGGAGCTTCGTCACTGGTGCAGCTATTGCTGCAATTCTAATTGTAAATGGAACGAATCCTTTTTTTGCAACGCTTATAGCAATCGGAGTGGGGTTTTTAGCGGGTTGCGTAACAGGCCTCCTACATACAAAAGGGAAAATCAATCCTCTTCTTGCGGGGATTCTTATGATGATTGCACTCTATTCCATAAACTTAAGAATAATGGGAAGGTCCAATGTTCCGTTGCTAAATGAGGAATCTGTCTTTACCAAATTAAAAGGTTTTTTTGAAGCATCTGGGCTCGATCCTCTACTAAGCAACTTAGCTTCATCAATTGGACTTGGCAACCTAACATCAACATGGTCCGTTTTAATAAGCATGCTACTTGTTACGACACTTATAAAAATTTTGACGGATTTATTTTTACGCACGCAAATTGGTCTTGCACTTCGAGCAACAGGTGATAATAAACGAATGATTCGTAGTTTCTCAGCGAACACGGATCAATTTACGATTCTTGGACTTGGGCTTTCGAACGCTCTCGTAGCACTTGCCGGCGCATTAATTGCACAGTATAGCTCATTTGCAGATGTTGGCATGGGCATTGGAATGATTATTATTGGACTTGCTTCAGTGATTATTGGAGAAGCAATTTTTGGAACACGGACAATAGCAGTGACAACATTCGCTGTAGTTGGAGGAGCGA encodes the following:
- a CDS encoding ABC transporter permease, with the translated sequence MGSAMFGAVESGIIYAIMALGVYLSFRILDFPDLTVDGSFVTGAAIAAILIVNGTNPFFATLIAIGVGFLAGCVTGLLHTKGKINPLLAGILMMIALYSINLRIMGRSNVPLLNEESVFTKLKGFFEASGLDPLLSNLASSIGLGNLTSTWSVLISMLLVTTLIKILTDLFLRTQIGLALRATGDNKRMIRSFSANTDQFTILGLGLSNALVALAGALIAQYSSFADVGMGIGMIIIGLASVIIGEAIFGTRTIAVTTFAVVGGAIVYRIVVSLALRVDFLETGDMKLITAVIVIAALVLPQLIDGQKERNRKKRKRLQQELKLKEMKDGGEEYASTKSNSQSI
- a CDS encoding NAD(P)H-dependent flavin oxidoreductase, whose amino-acid sequence is MRRLCELLSVHYPFIQGGMGNISSPVLASAVSEAGGLGTIGTGTLTVDEVELLLLDMKKRTKKTFALNIPISVTENLKGMCELAVKHAVPVVSLSAGNPAPYIHYFKQNNIKVICVTASVKHAQKAEKSGADLIVGEGFEAAGINSPLELTTMTLIPQLVAKVQIPVVAAGGVGDSKGFAAALALGAEGIQMGTRLIATKESPYHERYVERLLEAADTETVIVGRSVGKVRRILKTAYADRLIQAEGAGIHPDDFEAMTDEEKHRIGAVEGRLEEGFINGGQISGLVKSIPTVQELFKEMMEGAEQIYENQMKAFKGFYLKH
- a CDS encoding ABC transporter substrate-binding protein: MKSWKKWIGISVVSVMALAGCGSNNSSSNADDEGQASKDTYTIGVTQIVEHPSLDAAYEGFKMALEENGFKEGDNITYDVQNAQNDMNNSNTIAQNLVGDEVDLIFANSTPSAQSALNATSDIPIVFTSVTDPVGAKLVEDFDKPGENITGTTDTHPEAIPKTIEFIANEFDAKNVGLIYNAGEQNSVAQVDIVKEAMEGKDMKAVEKSVSTSAEVKQAAEALVGKVDVIYIVTDNTVVSALESVISVANDKDIPMFAGEFDSVNRGAFAAYGFDYQDIGYEAGQMAAKILKGEETTADIPVQYPQNLKLKMNETAAEEMGIEVKSEWEEMGEYTE